In one window of Pseudomonas benzenivorans DNA:
- a CDS encoding nuclear transport factor 2 family protein: MTHESRPPFPPFSRETAAQKVRMAEDGWNSRDPERVALAYTPDSRWRNRSEFPVGREQIRAFLAAKWQREREYRLIKELWAHDNDRIAVRFAYEWQDADGQWYRSYGNENWAFDEQGLMRERHASINDLPIEESQRLFRWPQGRRPDDHPGLSELGL; encoded by the coding sequence ATGACCCATGAAAGCCGCCCACCCTTTCCGCCCTTCAGCCGCGAAACGGCCGCGCAGAAAGTGCGCATGGCCGAGGACGGCTGGAACAGCCGGGACCCCGAGCGCGTGGCCCTGGCCTATACGCCGGATAGCCGCTGGCGCAACCGCAGCGAGTTTCCGGTCGGCCGCGAGCAGATCCGCGCCTTCCTCGCCGCCAAGTGGCAGCGTGAGCGGGAGTACCGCCTGATCAAGGAGCTCTGGGCCCACGACAACGACCGGATCGCCGTGCGCTTCGCCTACGAGTGGCAGGATGCCGACGGCCAGTGGTACCGCTCCTATGGCAACGAGAACTGGGCGTTCGACGAACAGGGCCTGATGCGCGAGCGCCACGCCAGCATCAACGACCTGCCGATCGAGGAAAGCCAGCGCCTGTTCCGCTGGCCCCAGGGGCGCCGTCCCGACGACCATCCGGGCCTCAGCGAGCTGGGCCTGTGA
- a CDS encoding ABC transporter permease codes for MSPLDHKLLRDLRRVRGQALAIAVVIALGVLLLVMMDGLVNSLEESKRAYYQRYRLAEVFAPVKRAPRQLLAQIAALPGVAAVEGRVNGAALIDLPEEAVPIRAQAVSLPDHRRPRLNAVHLVEGRRLAAGQHDEILLLQGFAAARGLAPGDRLRVNLNGARRTLRIVGLAQAPEFLYSVAPGELAPDDARFAVLWMNEEALAAAFDLDGAFNQALLALGRDARLAQVLEDLERLLAPYGSTGAFGLADQLSNRFISEEIAGLRASSRVVPPIFLGVAAFLLYIVISRMIQAEREQIGLLKAFGYSGAAVAAHYGKFVLAIAVAGALLGCLLGVLAGRSLVGVYLTYYKFPFLLFRVDPGVFLTGLAVSILVASAGGLLVLRQVFALNPAVAMRPPAPPDYSRSARLGRLLRRLLDPPSRMVVRRLLRQPGRTLSAAGGIGAGMALTVAMLSVMSAFERSLELSFGVIDRSDATLSFIEPLSDKTLLELGRMAGVIEVEPFRQVAVMLRHGRHSYRGAISGLVGRPRLNRPVDKHMQGLFIRADGLILGESLAQILRVQPGQSLSVEVREGRRPRLQLPVAGVAETLLGAPAYLELGALNRALQEPNRVSGAYLRVDSAQGEALYRTLKEMPAVAGVSLRSEARSALRKLLDSGAGAIRYVMAAIAAIITFGIVYNSARIAFAERARDLASLRVLGFTRGEAAFVLLGELALITLLALPLGALLGYYLTEAVATGFSTDLYRVPLLLVPSSYGIAALAVLAAATLSGWLVKRDLDRLAPIDALKTQE; via the coding sequence GTGGTCATCGCCCTCGGCGTGCTGTTGCTGGTGATGATGGATGGCCTGGTCAACTCCCTGGAGGAGAGCAAACGCGCCTACTACCAGCGCTATCGCCTGGCCGAGGTGTTCGCCCCGGTCAAGCGGGCGCCGCGCCAACTGCTCGCGCAGATCGCCGCGCTGCCCGGGGTCGCCGCCGTCGAGGGACGCGTCAACGGCGCCGCCCTGATCGACCTGCCGGAAGAGGCGGTGCCGATCCGCGCCCAGGCCGTGTCGCTGCCGGATCATCGGCGGCCACGGCTCAACGCCGTGCACCTGGTCGAGGGCCGCCGCCTCGCGGCCGGGCAGCACGACGAGATCCTCCTGCTGCAGGGCTTCGCCGCGGCCCGGGGCCTGGCCCCCGGCGACCGTCTGAGGGTCAACCTCAATGGCGCCCGGCGCACCCTGCGCATCGTCGGCCTGGCCCAGGCCCCGGAGTTTCTCTATAGCGTGGCGCCGGGCGAACTGGCCCCGGACGACGCCCGCTTCGCCGTGCTGTGGATGAACGAGGAGGCCCTGGCCGCCGCCTTCGACCTGGACGGCGCGTTCAACCAGGCGCTGCTGGCGCTGGGCCGCGACGCCCGCCTGGCACAGGTGCTCGAAGACCTGGAGCGGCTGCTCGCGCCCTATGGCAGCACCGGGGCCTTCGGCCTGGCCGACCAGCTCTCCAACCGTTTCATCTCCGAGGAAATCGCCGGTCTCAGGGCCTCCAGCCGCGTGGTGCCGCCGATCTTCCTCGGCGTCGCCGCCTTCCTGCTGTACATCGTCATCTCGCGCATGATCCAGGCCGAACGCGAGCAGATCGGCCTGCTCAAGGCCTTCGGCTACTCCGGCGCCGCGGTCGCCGCCCACTACGGCAAGTTCGTCCTGGCCATCGCCGTGGCCGGCGCCCTGCTCGGCTGCCTGCTCGGCGTGCTGGCCGGGCGCAGCCTGGTCGGGGTCTACCTGACCTACTACAAGTTCCCCTTCCTGCTGTTCCGGGTCGACCCCGGGGTGTTCCTCACCGGCCTCGCCGTGAGCATCCTGGTCGCCTCGGCCGGCGGCCTGCTGGTGCTGCGCCAGGTGTTCGCCCTGAACCCGGCGGTGGCCATGCGCCCGCCGGCGCCCCCCGACTACAGCCGCTCGGCACGCCTGGGGCGGCTGCTCAGGCGCCTGCTCGACCCGCCCAGCCGCATGGTCGTGCGCCGCCTGCTGCGCCAGCCCGGGCGCACCCTCAGCGCAGCCGGCGGAATAGGCGCCGGCATGGCCCTGACGGTGGCCATGCTCAGCGTGATGAGCGCCTTCGAGCGCAGCCTGGAGCTGAGCTTCGGCGTCATCGACCGCAGCGACGCGACCCTCAGCTTCATCGAACCGCTGTCGGACAAGACCCTCCTCGAGCTGGGGCGCATGGCCGGGGTGATCGAGGTCGAGCCCTTTCGTCAGGTGGCGGTGATGCTGCGCCACGGCCGCCACAGCTACCGCGGCGCGATCAGCGGCCTGGTCGGCCGGCCACGCCTGAACCGCCCGGTGGATAAGCACATGCAGGGCCTGTTCATCCGCGCCGATGGCCTGATCCTCGGTGAGTCCCTGGCGCAGATCCTCCGGGTCCAGCCCGGCCAGAGCCTGAGCGTCGAGGTGCGCGAGGGCCGCCGGCCGCGCCTGCAACTGCCGGTGGCCGGCGTCGCCGAGACCCTGCTCGGCGCCCCCGCCTACCTGGAACTGGGCGCCCTGAACCGGGCGCTGCAGGAGCCCAACCGGGTTTCCGGCGCCTACCTGCGCGTCGACAGCGCCCAGGGCGAGGCGCTCTACCGCACGCTCAAGGAGATGCCGGCGGTGGCCGGCGTCAGCCTGCGCAGCGAGGCGCGGAGCGCCTTGCGCAAGCTGCTGGACAGCGGCGCCGGGGCGATCCGCTACGTGATGGCGGCCATCGCCGCGATCATCACCTTCGGCATCGTCTACAACAGCGCGCGCATCGCCTTCGCCGAGCGCGCCCGCGACCTCGCCAGCCTGCGGGTGCTCGGCTTCACCCGAGGCGAGGCGGCGTTCGTCCTGCTCGGCGAACTGGCGCTGATCACCCTGCTGGCCCTGCCGCTCGGCGCGCTACTCGGCTACTACTTAACCGAGGCGGTGGCGACCGGCTTCAGCACCGATCTGTACCGCGTGCCGCTGCTGTTGGTGCCCAGCAGCTACGGCATCGCGGCCCTGGCGGTGCTGGCGGCGGCGACGCTGTCCGGCTGGCTGGTCAAGCGCGACCTCGACCGCCTCGCGCCGATTGACGCACTGAAGACACAGGAGTGA
- a CDS encoding S1 family peptidase has protein sequence MPKIESLLLTAARICTYDGQHQLTNASGFFFARGERLFLVTSRHVMIDEPSKHFPDRIVIEVHTAEANMASSTGFSIPLYRDGKSLWRQGLDSAGEIDVAAIELDRGALPEAMVYSAFTPEHLPGSEEPVEVGASLLVVGFPLGFHDTLHHMPVVRHAVLASSFGLRFQGQGYFLTDGRTHRGTSGAPVVLRLPERQGAADELPWRLLGVHSARLDLGTRDLQLDEALGLNCTWYADILLTLTQ, from the coding sequence ATGCCGAAGATCGAGTCCCTGCTGCTCACCGCGGCGCGCATCTGCACCTACGACGGCCAGCACCAGCTGACCAACGCCAGCGGCTTCTTCTTCGCCCGCGGCGAACGCCTGTTCCTGGTGACCAGCCGCCACGTGATGATCGACGAGCCGAGCAAGCACTTTCCCGATCGCATCGTCATCGAGGTGCATACCGCCGAGGCCAACATGGCCAGCTCCACCGGCTTCTCCATTCCGCTGTACCGCGACGGCAAGAGTCTCTGGCGCCAGGGCCTGGACAGCGCCGGCGAGATCGACGTGGCGGCCATCGAGCTGGACCGCGGCGCCCTGCCCGAGGCCATGGTCTACAGCGCCTTCACCCCCGAGCACCTGCCGGGTTCGGAGGAGCCGGTCGAGGTCGGCGCGTCGCTGCTGGTTGTGGGCTTCCCCCTCGGTTTCCACGACACCCTGCACCACATGCCGGTGGTGCGCCACGCGGTGCTCGCCTCCTCCTTCGGCCTGCGCTTCCAGGGCCAGGGTTACTTCCTCACCGACGGCCGCACCCACCGCGGCACCAGCGGCGCCCCGGTGGTGCTGCGCCTGCCCGAGCGGCAAGGCGCAGCGGACGAGCTTCCCTGGCGCCTGCTGGGCGTGCACTCGGCACGCCTCGACCTGGGCACCCGCGACCTGCAGCTGGACGAGGCCCTCGGCCTGAACTGCACCTGGTACGCGGACATCCTGCTGACGCTGACGCAATAG
- a CDS encoding efflux RND transporter periplasmic adaptor subunit, protein MAHSRSRLWITLGLAALLAAALAFAFWPRPLLVDLGTVQRGPMQLSIDEEGRTRVRDPYVLSAPVAGRLLRVEAEPGDRVVGGQSVVARMLPGLPTPLDRRAHAQARAQVESRAAALRVARAEQAGAGAEQRLASLELRRTRALHARDAVAQAELDRSERTAGIAQAALERAQAAVVQAEAELANARAGLLGLADDGTPAAPLALALVAPLSGQILRLMQESETSLAAGTPILEIGDIAGDLEVLVELLSSDAVQVAPGDTVLIDNWGGPQVLNGVVDRIEPAGFTKFSALGVEEQRVNTLIRLSDPPERRPGLGHGFRVLARILVWQSAETLYLPSSALFRQGSDWAVFAVEAGRARRVAVQIGANNGHQAQLLAGLEAGERVVLFPSAELSDGARVRPRQLTPRR, encoded by the coding sequence TTGGCCCACAGCCGATCACGCCTCTGGATCACCCTCGGCCTCGCGGCCCTGCTCGCCGCCGCCCTGGCCTTCGCCTTCTGGCCACGGCCGCTGCTGGTGGACCTCGGCACCGTGCAGCGCGGGCCCATGCAGCTGAGCATCGACGAGGAAGGCCGCACCCGGGTGCGCGACCCCTATGTGCTCTCCGCGCCGGTGGCCGGCCGGCTGCTGCGCGTCGAGGCGGAGCCGGGCGACCGCGTCGTGGGCGGCCAGAGCGTGGTCGCGCGCATGCTGCCGGGCCTGCCCACGCCCCTGGACCGCCGCGCCCATGCGCAGGCCCGCGCCCAGGTCGAGTCCCGCGCGGCGGCGCTGCGGGTAGCGCGAGCCGAGCAGGCCGGCGCCGGCGCCGAACAGCGCCTGGCCAGCCTGGAGCTGCGCCGCACCCGCGCCCTGCATGCCCGCGACGCCGTGGCCCAGGCCGAGCTGGACCGCAGCGAACGCACCGCCGGCATCGCCCAGGCGGCGCTGGAGCGGGCACAGGCGGCCGTGGTCCAGGCCGAGGCGGAACTGGCCAACGCCCGCGCCGGCCTGCTCGGCCTCGCCGACGATGGCACTCCGGCCGCGCCGCTGGCGCTGGCGCTGGTCGCTCCCCTCTCGGGACAGATTCTGCGGCTGATGCAGGAGAGCGAGACCAGCCTGGCCGCCGGCACGCCGATCCTCGAGATCGGCGATATCGCCGGCGACCTGGAGGTGCTGGTCGAGCTGCTGTCCAGCGATGCCGTGCAGGTCGCCCCCGGCGACACGGTGCTGATCGACAACTGGGGCGGCCCCCAGGTGCTGAATGGCGTGGTCGATCGCATCGAGCCGGCCGGCTTCACCAAGTTCTCGGCCCTGGGGGTGGAGGAGCAGCGGGTCAACACCCTGATCCGCCTGAGCGACCCGCCCGAGCGCCGCCCGGGCCTGGGTCATGGCTTTCGCGTACTGGCGCGCATCCTCGTCTGGCAGAGCGCCGAGACCCTCTACCTGCCGTCCAGCGCCCTGTTCCGCCAGGGTAGCGACTGGGCCGTGTTCGCCGTAGAGGCCGGGCGGGCGCGCCGGGTGGCGGTGCAGATCGGCGCCAACAACGGTCACCAGGCGCAGCTACTCGCGGGGCTCGAAGCCGGCGAGCGCGTCGTCCTGTTCCCCAGCGCCGAGCTGAGCGATGGCGCGCGGGTACGGCCGCGCCAACTCACGCCGCGGCGCTGA